The Triticum dicoccoides isolate Atlit2015 ecotype Zavitan chromosome 6A, WEW_v2.0, whole genome shotgun sequence genome has a window encoding:
- the LOC119317610 gene encoding ATP synthase subunit O, mitochondrial-like, with protein MAARHLRSGVPLLQARLAATESAAVAQASRGLATQTDKPKENKIKVPKALYGGTGNYASALFLAAANANSLEKVESEILDVVGASKKSPMFSQFMKDTSVPKETRVKAITEIFSEAGFTDITKKFLSALASNGRLKYVERIAERFVDLTMAHRGEVKVVVRTVVPLPEKEEKELKETLRDILGKDKTILVEQKIDQGIMGGLVIEFGQKVFDMSIRTRAKQMEAFLRQPFDI; from the exons ATGGCGGCGCGGCACCTCAGATCCGGCGTCCCGCTCCTCCAAGCCCGCCTCGCGGCCACCGAATCCGCGGCCGTCGCTCAG GCGTCGAGGGGGTTGGCAACGCAGACGGATAAGCCTAAGGAGAACAAGATCAAG GTTCCAAAAGCTCTGTATGGTGGCACCGGCAACTATGCTAGTGCGTTGTTCCTTGCAGCAGCCAACGCAAATTCGTTGGAAAAAGTTGAATCTGAGATTCTCGATGTTGTAGGGGCATCCAAGAAGAGCCCTATGTTTTCTCAATTCATGAAGGACACATCAGTGCCTAAAGAAACCAGGGTGAAGGCTATAACTGAAATATTCTCTGAAGCCGGGTTTACTGACATCACAAAGAAATTCTTGT CTGCATTGGCATCCAATGGAAGACTGAAATATGTTGAACGCATTGCTGAGAGATTTGTTGATTTGACCATGGCACATAGGGGGGAGGTGAAAGTTGTTGTCAGGACTGTTGTT CCACTTCCTGAGAAGGAGGAGAAAGAACTTAAGGAGACCTTGCGTGATATCCTTGGGAAAGACAAAACCATCTTGGTTGAACAAAAG ATTGACCAGGGTATCATGGGAGGACTGGTGATTGAATTTGGGCAGAAGGTGTTTGACATGTCGATCAGGACTAGGGCGAAGCAAATGGAGGCATTCTTGAGGCAACCCTTTGACATCTAA
- the LOC119317607 gene encoding histidinol-phosphate aminotransferase, chloroplastic-like: MDCTVRARVRSPSPAVSRFSGEGRRRQASRVSFRRMASATPVEEPAAAAVAEAEPRPSGASFIRHHLRSLAAYQPILPFEVLSARLGRKPEDIIKLDANENPYGPPPEVAAALGNLKFPYVYPDPESRHLRAALAEDSGLETEHILVGCGADELIDLIMRCVLEPGDKIVDCPPTFTMYEFDASVNAALVIKVPRLPDFSLDIANIVKMVEQEKPKCIFLTSPNNPDGSVINDEDLLKILDLPVLVVLDEAYVEFSSLQSRMTWVKKHDNLIVLRTFSKRAGLAGLRVGYGAFPLSIIEYLWRAKQPYNVSVAAEVSACAALQNPVYLESVKNLLLQERERLYNLLKGIPYLKPFPSHANFILCEVTSGKDAKKIKEDLAKMGVMIRHYDKKELKGYIRISVGKPEHTDALMEGFKALKL, translated from the exons ATGGACTGTACCGTCCGAGCCCGCGTCAGGAGCCCGTCGCCGGCCGTCTCCCGCTTCTCCGGAGAGGGGCGGCGCCGCCAGGCGTCCAGGGTCTCCTTCCGGCGCATGGCGTCCGCGACTCCAGTGGAGgagcccgcggcggcggcggtggctgaggCGGAGCCGCGGCCGAGCGGCGCCTCTTTCATCCGCCACCACCTCAGGAGCCTCGCCGCGTACCAGCCCATCCTGCCCTTCGAG GTGCTATCTGCTCGGCTGGGGCGTAAACCAGAGGATATAATCAAGCTGGACGCCAATGAAAATCCATATGGTCCACCACCGGAG GTAGCTGCAGCATTAGGAAATTTAAAGTTCCCTTATGTCTACCCTGATCCTGAAAGCCGCCATTTGCGTGCTGCTCTCGCTGAAGATTCTGGGCTTGAAACtgagcacatacttgttggatgcGGTGCCGATGAGCTAATTGATTTGATTATGAG ATGTGTACTTGAACCAGGCGACAAAATTGTAGATTGCCCTCCAACTTTTACCATGTATGAGTTTGATGCTTCAGTCAATGCTGCACTTGTTATCAAAG TCCCAAGACTTCCTGATTTCTCCCTAGACATCGCAAACATTGTCAAAATGGTTGAACAGGAGAAGCCAAAATGCATATTTTTGACATCTCCTAACAACCCAGATGGCAG TGTAATCAATGACGAGGATCTTTTAAAGATCCTTGACCTTCCGGTACTTGTAGTGCTGGATGAAGCATATGTTGAGTTTTCGAGCCTTCAATCAAGGATGACATGGGTTAAGAAGCATGATAATTTGATTGTTCTCCGAACATTCAGCAAACGAGCAG gtttagctgGGCTTCGTGTGGGTTATGGAGCATTTCCTCTAAGCATTATTGAGTACTTATGGCGGGCCAAGCAGCCTTATAATGTTTCTGTGGCAGCAGAAGTCTCTGCATGTGCTGCCTTGCAGAACCCAGTCTATTTGGAG AGCGTGAAAAATCTGCTACTACAAGAGAGGGAGAGGCTGTATAATCTTCTCAAAGGAATACCTTACCTGAAACCATTTCCCAGTCATGCTAACTTCATTCTGTGTGAAGTCACGTCAGGAAAAGATGCAAAGAAAATAAAG GAGGATCTTGCAAAGATGGGAGTGATGATTCGCCACTACGACAAGAAGGAACTGAAGGGTTATATTCGTATTTCAGTTGGAAAGCCTGAGCACACTGATGCACTAATGGAAGGCTTCAAAGCACTCAAACTTTGA
- the LOC119319505 gene encoding uncharacterized protein LOC119319505: MSCAAAEAGLVAMDCVVVCCCCPCLVLQITVFLFVRLPRKVVVKSKRVFLRRWHRRRRRRSASAAAKRLSRSGSTASSSGMRRLEELLDGDFRATFRDINGGECSGSDGDVRGSWKEKCFAMDDYDGGVGWKQRCFAVDSCDDDGVWEALVGQEGLFWFGSFWGRTEQGDPVSSEDQMYASLSLPVVLERVRD; encoded by the coding sequence ATGTCTTGCGCGGCGGCGGAGGCCGGGCTGGTGGCCATGGACTGCGTGGTGGTGTGCTGCTGCTGCCCGTGCCTGGTGCTGCAGATCACCGTGTTCCTCTTCGTCCGGCTGCCCCGGAAGGTGGTGGTCAAGTCCAAGAGGGTCTTTCTGCGGCGAtggcacaggaggaggaggaggagatcggCATCCGCCGCCGCGAAGAGGCTCTCCAGAAGCGGCAGCACGGCCTCGTCCTCCGGCATGAGGCGGCTCGAGGAGCTGCTGGACGGCGATTTCAGAGCCACCTTCAGGGATATCAACGGAGGGGAGTGCAGCGGCAGCGACGGCGACGTCCGCGGTAGCTGGAAGGAGAAATGCTTCGCCATGGACGACTACGATGGCGGTGTCGGCTGGAAGCAGAGGTGCTTCGCCGTCGACAGCTGCGACGACGACGGCGTGTGGGAGGCGCTGGTGGGGCAGGAGGGGCTCTTCTGGTTCGGGAGCTTCTGGGGCCGGACAGAGCAGGGCGACCCCGTGTCTTCCGAGGATCAGATGTACGCAAGCTTGAGCCTGCCGGTAGTTCTAGAGAGAGTGCGGGATTAG